A stretch of DNA from Lotus japonicus ecotype B-129 chromosome 4, LjGifu_v1.2:
catatgtccttgttccaaatgattgtcaccaacacaatctctattcccctcaactgttttatccttgtgtcaccaatgctaattggcggcgttttcgaaagacagttcatctttcagctctatgtcgtccggctcgaccactcgtgtcggttctgtattggaaataatattggttggcactccgtgcaatcgcacagccttatccacttgctcatttactttcgttcgtccgatattctgcttaaaactcgtacacctctgccattccagagtgaatgttcaacttgtccttgtgatcttcactcatgtttcaaaacttaactcgatcgctctataactcatagacgaacaattcccttggaatctactagtccattaatcattacctctatcttcgtaactatccttattcgcaccctgaaatcaatcttctacttagtcatcattcaaattaaaactcgacttgagtcttgataccttgtgcatcgctagacccaatcccttttgaacatccattcatcagcaacttataagctaatcatcatatcaatatcttacaatccatcattgtcacctcccctttttcgagacttcccttactcaaaccataaaaccaaccttcactaattcacaacccactttacaattacctaaaatccttaacacttcccccaaatccgaacttattccctagaagatcaaatcataacttacttcgggaaacttaactagtcattttatcatccgatccctcaacattctgaggtttaactacaatcgttaatgctaacaccactaactctcctattcgaacatgattttcacctcccaaggtcaatcttaaccctaagatcctcacttaacttagtgaaattcacttgctacccTAAAATGCAAcatcgaaatccataacaaagctcCATTcattcttagactctaagaaatttgtccacatacaacaacctcaagtattcatcttaatactaactctttatttctgtaactagatcgtcctccaatcaatccgatacttagtctctcgtttcaagacctgacaaactttgagtcctaaacacttaaggcaagaattatagacttaaacctaaactttcaccaagtttggacctcaaatgtcctttaattcttcaatacttcttaaatgaatatccttttcttaaaactataactccttcgcaagcaaacaaatacttcacacgaactttacctcccaactcaactaatcctcgatccaatcaaatcaaccttaccaatccatctatcaaagtccattgccagttctgattccgaatatcaccccctcaatattaagttgatcaggcctaatacatcgaaggtgaagatttagaaaagcccactggaacagtcgatgagttcctaacatccagtagtttcaattaccctgatattaaatcctcaatgatgccgctacggaactacacactctcgacatcatacgtatactatccatacggaatctctctgagattcatccttcagcttctagcttcttgttaaacgcatcggtgcaagactactttctaggcttaacgtgttattctaaacctcatgtaacttctatagtttaaacacgagcaacggtcaaataaagtactattaggcgtaataactataaggtcaaagcttaatcAATATAAGTAAAATAGGTACGttgcatgtgctacgagagtattGGAGCGTattgtactagaatgagaaaggatggttagaaggttaccatcgttcttacgcTCTCCTCTGATTAACCCATTAGCACCTTCAATTCCTTCacagtccatgatataaactcttcctccagcagcagggcgctttcctttCACAGCATTAGTAGTTGGCTCCACCTTGTGTGCCCTACAATCGACGGCCACATGCCCtggctggttgcaattgaaacatcgaggcccttggttcagacatgcattagcatagtgtccattctttccacacctgaaacatgtcacctctggGTGTGCTGATTGACTTCCtacccctggagtggcagtagtcaaaggcttataagatcttggggtaaaacttctcccctctggatgctgatacggcctcctctgtttgaatttacctcttcctttatagttctgaggacctgaccttactggtcctccagttccagcacgattcaacctcttgttcttcattaactccacttctgtggctttctcaaccaaggactggaagcgcatgattcccaacggtttcactgagtcctcaatgtcaggcctcagcccattcacaaagcgtttgcacatgtagggttcatcgaccccattgcggaagaatcgaaagtgtttggccaacgattccagcttagcagcatattccggaatggacatgctaccctgacgaagagtcagaaactgtgcctcacgctcgtcacgggcactatctggaaaatacttctccagaaaagcagcacgaaatgaaacccagttcacttccacattatttgcttccatcattcctctggtacccctccaccagtactcagcatcgcccagcagcagataagttgccaggcccaccttagccccttcggcGGTATGCAGTACCCCaaaaatcttttcaatctcttggatccataggtccgctctgtctgggtcagtcccacccgtgaacttgggcggATTCTGTCGCCTGAAATCAGTCAGCCCCCTATTCTGGTCTAGGGctacctccctctcacgcttatgacgctcacgttcagccttgtcagcacgccactgagcgttctccgcagtttgatttgtcattgcctgagccatagcagtcattgccccagcgagttggttcatgttcaccatgttctgtttagtcaaacaaacagatagtactaatcataagatagcatctaacataactatacaatatgattaagcaataacttcaaacaattctaagcgaaaaattcgcttggcagacaatcaatttttactctttgcagagtcacacaacctagcacagaagacctattccccacgactcccaaaagactcgactaagctctgataccacattgtaacaccccgatttcggtggcgtcactttagtaactcaaaataaaataaagcggaaaaagcaggtattttttttttgttttgtttaaataaaaagacttgtcgaaataaagactcaacccaatcgcgattaacagcgattaatatacaatacaagcacagccctcgctgcaactaaacatcgtcacgagtgacctccagtgacggaaaggtagtgcccgtgggcaaatatgtacaaactaaaacaaaggttaagtattctgagtacagtcctccaacgaaagtaagtcggcccaaaacggcctcaaaagacttcctacgtccgacaaactccctgtgatcctcatggaagggaatcacatgaaaagctaatagtcggggacctgccctgccccaaaataaggaatgacaatcagagctatgactctaacaaccatctcaaagactctaaccacccataacccacactactttcatcgacccttcctcgatcaggcctgaagtccgggtcctcgtcgaaagcttcagtaatagtcattacgctccgggtctttcccgcacaacgaatcatcatgaaccggctgacggacgcctggcagcaggccgaccgcccaaacacaaacatacacacaaagccaaggcgctagggtcaactcacggaataaaatagataatacaaacaacatgtgataaagggggtatatatatgttgtatatatacttataagtcatgtattgcctaccctaaggttgatacatagcatgtttatcaacataaaatcatcaagatatatataacgatgtttatcaacaacaaatcacaataacattcacaagtatggttaggtgcatggcgtgccagtgcaatgtcatgctcaaaagatgatccggataaaatgtcaccatctcgatggatgggacaagccaagcacctcgcttcgctaaagcacctcgcttttatgaagcagtacgctcctgtgaagcagcacgctccatttggggcatcaagctccgttgaagtccgatctgagatcgtccttcggaaagcagcacactttccaagaaatgtatgcatgaatgcaatatggttagccaaacaacgaatcgtcctcaccaaggcacgcgtgtctagctagagtacattgtctctacaatactctaaggtaaacaaagaagtgctaatcgcatttggtaactttactagtcacttgggctcaccgtcacgatggccaaacaaactgctcaacgagcaaaagaatgcatctggcattcagtgacttttcaagttactttgactcaccagctcgatggtcaaatggactgttcaacgaacaaggagaatgctgctcgcactcagtgacttttcaatttactcaggctcatcagctcgatggcgaaaggctgctcaatgagcaaagatggtgcactcgcacttgggggctttccaatcatcccaggctcatcctttggatggctagataaaccactaaaggaacaaaaggtgctatcgcactcaaagttttcctcacacttagattgtcgacccttcccgttttccaaaccattttcacatcctaagtcttttccaagaggttatcatcattatttaaaagtgttctatctttgattagtgtattatgaatttcatttacaaatcaagttctgatttcgtttgtttcaaaactctataagtaatagatcccaataaacccaagtaattccccgggaaggtctcgattcctaaaacaataaaggctcgaaccttggttcgacctatcaaacattcccaaaacaaactcgtcattgccatgacgaagataagtgtaatccacactccgaaagtcgcattaaatgcacgaatacagtcagcacattttaatcttaaacacaaataaatcaagctctattgagcgatgaaacattaatgcagtgctgcaaaacataaccctgtcatgtccactagaaagcgataagacagaaaccagtaaacggccgaagcctctcagaaaacggagacacacgtctcatataagttcactcggtcgaagcctctagaaaacatttttcagaacagttcatgcaatatttgtgcagaatttaacaaataagtcgaacaagtcgactctaggtcattaactaataacagtgagttgccactcacgatcacaatacattcaagtcgaatttatcgacgcctacacacaaaaatagctagtaagtaagttgccctcacctcgagttgttccagtctcgcggtgtaggtctccctcacaagcttgttcagtcaatcccaaggtttccacaattgaacctttgagcaaacaaagcaataatgaatcaacacaagtcgatacagtcgaaacaatcctaactaatgttcgactaagctcaagaagcttcagagtacaacatttaggcacgaaaggaagggctttccccgaatggatgagttttgactcgatttaggttttgtacaaaaacactttattcgctaaaacgtgcataacttgagctacagaactcggaatgacacgaaaccggcgccaaaatttccacaattgaaagagctacgcaatggctcaggtcatagagactcaaaaattatttttggacacggtacccaagcaaataggtttcggccactatagaaaatagggttttcgaactttttcttcgatctaaatcaatccctaggtattcttaggcgatatctaggccagggaaactctcagaaaaattatcgggtcgaaaattgtcgcaggggtattttggtcattatttttagctcggaaactcaaaatcagaatttcgaaaaacaaatttgatgagctcgatcctaacgacatttataacaactaatcctactgaagctaagctcagtcgagagtttttgatccaaaaagcggaacctctgtcagaaaatgggtattttcagaaaactggacctctgcgacgattcggcaggattcagtcgaaaacaactggatattcatgctctagagcacgtgggcattaagtttagacaccaaaatcagcttatttggacagttttacaaaaagctccaaactttgagctcagaaaaacatagaaaaagtcgatagatctgacgatcagaagttagggatagtaactatacctcgatgtcttcgattagcaacgaacggtgaagcaatcgggcaagaaacgacgaaaatcaacttcttcctttttcctccttgcacccctcggccgtgtgtgtgtgtttgtgaatttttttgtttttttttcatttttcatactatatataggaaatgggaaatgcagaaaaatgagaatttcgcgattccgatttttcctactgattccaacgtattttagacacgatattcttcccgctgaatcttctaattctccaaagaaatatcagtatgatttttggttttcgaggcttgtttttaatgtttaccggcttaaaaatgcactttatgcactttatgcttttgacctcggatgcagaaacttccttctgaagaaagattcggaacgtcgattagagtgggcttgagcggatgaaatctttatttgaagctccgaatagaaaaagtcttcatcgtccgtcgattttagggtttttgaactatcagggattccgtttcggcaaacttccgagaattggaatttgacgttcgtacattccagggtttcgcatcgaaatacttgtttactgacgaataagagaaattctaacatttctctgaagatttttggaattagtttccatcgcgtcctaaagtgtaaattagctatttactagtgtctttgacctaagattaggcgaatgttagtcgtgctatacttttatcggttttgatacaatccttgaacttttcctgaaccttctccttcataaatttatttcatccaataaactcttgttcaggtttcccttcacgatacatcgaacttattcgttaataaggaatttcactaatttattctaagcttaaaatcttgggtctcacaaggGAGATGAACTATATTAGCTTAAATCATAAATTAACATTCACTAATCAttctattttatattaattatttgttttttcaaaatttcaaaaaatacaaaattaccTCCAGTATCAGGTCAACAGGTAGTGGTGTAAGTTTAGACCACCAAAAACTGgttcataataaatttttccatAATAAATGACAAAACAGTAGGGACAACAAAAACAATCCTTACTTTACCTGCCACAACCCACTTGGCTCCACAACAAGACACAGCATGGTCTGCTATTCAAAAAACCTGAACAATTATATTATAGACCAAAAAATATTTCCTCTCCTATTTTAAGGGATTTTGATGAGTTAATTAAAGTCAAAAGTTTTTGAAATTCGAAAGGTAcatctcatttattttttatctttttcttctgtcatatatgattttaattacatcaCTCTCTTCTCTTACATGTGTGTGTTAGATGTATGCATTTTACAGATATTTACCCACCATTTTCCTTTGTTCAGTTTTTGTCCACGTTTGTTATCCATTATATTTCCTAACACCTTACAATGATAGTTAACGGTTTGAAATAGACATTATTTTCATAGGCACAAGTCTTATGCATCATCTCCTCATGATCTAATTATGGCCCCGTCTACAGCCACCACATGGTGGCTGAGAAGCACATGTACCTCATTCATGGGAGTTTTTTTGCCCGTTTCATCACGTTACAATTTCTTTTGCCTTGTCACATTAGGTAATGTTCCTCAAACATCCCTGATTTCCCTGTTTCATTTACATGATTTTATGATGTTCACTATCACCACTTTTTTGCTCACCTAACTGCCTGCATTTTGAAGCTTTAATTTCCAGCTTGATATGGTCCCGATTTGCATGGCATACCTTCGTTTCATAGCTTTAATTATAGCTATAGCCTGAAGTCGAGGCTAATAGCAAGTAACTCATGTGGGAGGGTACACCATGGAGTACTCAAGAGGACCATTGTTCCCGCCAGTTCAAAAGGTTATCGAGTTCAATATCGTCTTGAGACAACCCGAAAAATTCATTGGCCAGCCAAAATGATTAGAAGTGTTACAACCAATCAAATTTAAGTCAGCACGTTTATAATACTGTTGCAAGGCCGCTCGTAAGCAACCAATCATCTCAAAGTCTTAAATATATAAAGACTTCAtcaattatcaaaaaaaaaaaaaaagactttatCAATACTCAACGCCTCAACTTTAACTCTTATAATGTTTATAAACACATGTTTAGTCGTTCAAAGTTAATGTAATGCCTCATTCGTACATACCAACCATGACTTATTCTAGTTTAATAActtcttaaaaaataaattaattacatCAAGTGTGTTTGAAAGCATGTTGCAAGTATTTTTCTGTACGTATAGGATAACACCTCCATGTGAAAGTCAGGTGATCGAACTTCGTATGTGTCCCTGCGTTAGAAACCAAAATATTAATCATCCTGTTCAGTTCATACCCTGCCATCACtgtaaattatatataaaacaaTCCCTCTGCAGTTTTAATGATATTGTAGATGTTACAAATTATCATTCAAATCATTGGTTATAGTtcctatttttaaaaaattatgctaTGAAAATTATTAATACATCAGGATCATGTCATAGTCTCATAGATCTCTTTTGGCTTTAGATATAATATGACACCTTTTGACAGAGTAtgggatatatatataagatGAAAAATGTCTATTAGTATATGTTACTATATGACAAATCTCTTTGACGATATCTTGAAAACAATTATGTTGTTTGTCCTTCTACATATCTGCGACTGCTAGTCTGTAAATGTTAAATTGTTAATGTTCCTTTGGCTACTTCAGATAGGGAATGAGTGGATGGAAAATGCTATAGACTCTGCTTTCAGCTTTCATTCTCCACCACTATTTAATCCACTTGGGGATTTGATTAATCATGACAAGTATAATAGACTAATAGTCGTTATAATACAATGATTGTCACGGACTAATTTCTTTCGTATAGCAGTTTAATGGGAACTCTTTCTTCATGACATgctgtcattttttttttaatgtgacAGCTCCTACTAATCAATGTAGATTGTCCTTTATTTGACAGAAAAGTAAATTTTATTAGTGGTGgcattatatttatatattttctacaattgcttataaaaaaaaattgtctaaatgacccatatgaaagtttgggttaaataatctatcatccaatcacattggagataggtgagttggaatttctatattttatttattaatttatttctaaatcacttatctccaatgtgattggatgatgagttatttaacccaaactttcacatgagtcatttagacaacccaaaaataaaatattttctacAATTGAGAAAATCTATTACATTATCCTAACAAGTCCAACACATAGTTGATAGATAACTAGACTCCTTAAGCGTTTACTTCAGACTTTGAGGTGTATATATTGAAAATTATTTGTTAGTCTCAATATATTAATCTAAAAAATTTCATCTAGACTACAACAAACTTTGCATCTTGCGGTATGTGGTTGCAGGATCCTTTGCGACAATTTTAACAGTCGCTAAATGCATCTCGTAGCGGTTTTCAAACCACTTTTGTTGTTGCATCCGTCGCTACACTTCCTGCGGCGATTTATGAAAACGGCTGGAACAACCCCCACAAAACACCATGTGCATGTTGAAACGGCCACTGAAACCGCCGTAGATTCACAAacactaaacaaactgtttagcATTTAGCGGCGGTTAGAATCGCCGCAGGAGAGTTGTATCAATGTTAGTTTATTTAACCTCTAGCGGTGGTTTTCCTCCCCTACGgaacttcttttttttcttaaacaCTCGCGGCGGTTTTAACCACCGCaataagttttttatttaaaattttcccCATTATAAATGAATTTCTTTATCAAATCACTCTGCTTTCTAAATAAAACTTAGTGGTTGATTTTTCATGACAACATAATAGATAATCATATTAGAATAACAATGCTTATGTATCCCAAGTGAGGATACAGAAGACTTGAAACAGCCGCGATATAATTCAACGGGatatattttccaaaaaaaagtcCACCATATAATATGGACTTTTATACATATACAGAGCATTTTTAGATGTTATTTACGGTTTTTGTgtaactttttatttatttacggATTTGGGGTAAATCGCCACTTCTATTGgcaatttcactttttttaattttatttttaaatcgcACTTCCCAGTGGCGATTTcacttttctttttaaaatcgCAACTCCCAGTGGCGATTTCACTATTTTTTTACTTTCCCTGTcaaatttagcgacggaaacgGGATCCATCACAAAGTCCTAgtcaataaaagaaaaagaattagCGATAGAACGAGGAAAAATAACTCTTCCGTCGCAAAGAAATTAGGGACGGAATATTATTTGCGACGGAAACTCAGTCCGTCACAAATTGTTAGTAAATAATTAAACCAGAGTTAGCGACAGAACATTAAGAGGGAATTTGCTTAGCACGGAACGTTTTGCGACGGATattttccgtcgctaaatgagacaggaaaaataaataaaaaactgaaatcGCCCCTGCTAGGtgcgatttaaaaaaaaataaaaagaaaaaagtgaaaTCGCCACTCCAATGtgccatttaaaaaaaataaaaagtgaaaTCGCCAATGAAAGTGGCGATTTACCCCAAAtccgtaaaaaaaaaatgctacaCCAAAACCGTAAATAATATCTAAAAGTGGTCTATATGTGTACAAAAGTCTATAATATGCAGCTACTCTTTCTGTTTAACATCTTAACTAGTATATGAGATTATGGTGCAGATGACATGTAAAAGAAAAAGTCCCATGCCCACTCTGATCCTGTATATCAAATTGGATCAGTTCTTAGCTCTGTATATAAATATACCATTTGTGCAAACAAGAGTTTACCTAACTGGTAGAATGTAATATAAAGTCAAAGATTGAGCGCATGTTTGATACACGGTAAATTTTCACATTGGAAAAAGAATTGATTATGGGAGAAGCTATTCCTAATAGCTTTTGTGGGAGCAGAGTTAATTTTGGAAGATCTGAACATGACTTCAAACATGCTTTGAGTTAATTTTTGAGTTTCTCACTGATAGTTTTCATTAGTAGATTCTGTGCAAGTACTGATAGCCATATATAACGTTGGAATGAGACCTTTCCCTAAACTTCGATttaggaaaaaaagaagaaaatagacCATTCGTTGGTGATCCATTATGATGTAAAGATGTGTCTTGATATTACTCAGCAAATGACTTTCTCAAGTATTAGCCACAAATGTGTTACTAATATTATTAAGGACTTGAACTTggtataaaaaaattagcaataAAAAATTATCAACAAGACAAACTTTCATAACCAAAGCTGCTTTATCGTTGTATCTATGTACTCCTTAATCTAATCAATGTTAGTATGTGATAGAACTCATGCTCTTGACTACAACTGTCAAAACATTCCAGCCAACCCCATTCAGTAATCAGTCCTAACCCACATATGAGTCAAGACCAACTTGTTGAATTAAGAAAGGAGGATTATTATTCGCTTCGATTTGGTGGAGTAGATATGTTCCTCAAATTTGAATCTGGTGATTGTGGTGGCTCATACTTGAGCAAAGCAGCATCATCTTCAGGGATATCCATCACCTCAGGTTTGCTTTCATATTTCCCATCACTCTGTATATCCCTTAGCCTTTCTAGCACTTCAGCCATACTAGGCCTCACATCTTTAGAACTCTGCAAACACTGAAATGCTAACTCCGCCACGGCATTGATCATTTTCCTTACCTTGAAATCCGATTCAAACCCAAGGTTCGAGTCCACGAGTTCATGTAATGTCCCATTCCTAATCTTCTTAATGGCCATGGTAGACAATTTGATTTCACGTCTTTCCCTAGAGATATCAACAGCAGGCATGGATGATATTAGCTCAATCAGCACAACTCCAAAGCTATAAACATCACTCTTGTCAGTAAGCTGGTAGCACTCATTGTATTCTGGATCCACATAACCTGGAGTCCCTTGTGGAGCTGTTGAAATGTGAGTGAGATGGTCCGGTAAAAGACGCGAAAGTCCAAAATCGGCTACTTTGACACTATAGTGATTGTCAAGGAGAATGTTCCTAGTTTTCACATCTCTGTGAATGATGTCAGTAGCGTGAAGATATACCAATGCACTTGCGGTCTCTATGGCGATGTTCATTCTGATATGCCAGGAAAGTTGGCCAGGTTTTGCTTGTGGACCATGAATGTGATCAGCAACAGTTCCATTAGGAACATACTCATAGACAAGCAGAAGTTCGCGACTGTGGCGAGAAGTACATCCATATAATGACACAAGATTTTGGTGGTGTAGTCCAGTTAAGTTCTCAACTTCATTCATGAATTGCTCAACTCTCCTCCAACTGTTCTCAGCCATCCTTTTCACCGCAATCAAACGCTCATCTTGAAGTTTTCCTAAACAAGATATATCAGAATGCGGTCAGTGATCATTGAGAGCTACCAAAAATTCAAATACTAAGGGCTTGTttgatcatttttttgtaaaacaattttcaagaaaaaaaccCCTTTTCATGTTAATAGTTTCTAAAAATTGATCTTAAAAGCAGTTCTTAGTTTCagttttaaaactgaaatccaTCTGAGATATCTACTATTTCTGTTTATAGTTTTCAATTCACAGATTTTTCAGCTTTGCAAACACATCTCCATCAAACTGTTTTTACtttttcatttcttcttctgaaaaaaCATGTTTCAAATTGTTAATGAAAACGATTCTTAGATTCAGAaaactgagaaggaaatcaaaTAAGCCCTAATAGTTATAAAAAAGGATGCTGGCTTTTACCAAAATACACAGTCCCAAAGCCTCCATCTCCTAGTTTTCTGGCTGAGTCAAAGTTGTTTGTGGCCTCTTCGAGTTCATTATAGGTGAAGTAGTGTAGTCCAGGGTATTTATGTCCTCTCTCAATGTCTTCTAAAGAAGTACCAGAAGAGAAGCTCTTAGATAGTACAGATGATACTGCAAGaagaatcttcttcttcttcttcttttgcctATAGTAGATGTATATGGCAAGGCCTACAGCAACTCCACTGACCACAGCAGCAGTGACACCTAAGAAGAATCATTAAAATTTTCAACTGGTATGAATATATTaatgaaatataaatatatCACAATGAAAGGAAACTATCAAGGAAAATTGTGAATGTGTGGTGTATTACCTACACCAACCTTCCTTTTCCAATTCCATTGACTGCCTGAAACAGTTAATATAGAAGGTTAAGAtgagtgaaaagtgaaaacattTATAGGACAATCTTGCTGAATGTTCATACCAATTCAACGGTGAGATTTTAGTGTGTGAAACTGTGATTATTTATTAATGAAGTGTTACTGAACTTTATAACAATAGAAATGATGTTGATTTATGAACAAATCAAAATTGTCAAAGTCAAAAATCACCAAAATGTTCATAAGGTTTCACACAATACAATCCAGATTTAGATGAGGAggataaaagaaacaaaaaattctGATTAGAGCTCTGacaagttcagaggaagatgtgGGGTAATTAAGTGGATAAAAATCCGTTCACTTTGCACTCAATTGGTATACAAACAAACATAGACTTTGATGCAGCCAATTTGCATTA
This window harbors:
- the LOC130713952 gene encoding LEAF RUST 10 DISEASE-RESISTANCE LOCUS RECEPTOR-LIKE PROTEIN KINASE-like 1.2, translating into MINRKVCYNTSFQSFTDLSTFPYRNVYFTKPLLPRSLRLSWGSEPLISHLLLVFLMDDHLHMISSFLTPIFTLSFFFLFVITLPTLSICQEHNKYEVCTTPYTCGELTNIYYPFWGDTRPSYCGRNKQFEIKCEGNQNTSIQIGSQSFKVLQIDQLGYTMRMARKGLVYDHCSSGLSNTSLNSEFFHYMPNVTSITIFYDCPETALRNGRNSFPCKEGMNKSAVYVDHATAEQVQNCRGVSIEVKLSHEVDDNVGGIEGLNKALDAGFDVNYDSGYQVCLRCLLSNGTCGSNDKSQFSCYCKDGSEASDCSHHHSSQWNWKRKVGVGVTAAVVSGVAVGLAIYIYYRQKKKKKKILLAVSSVLSKSFSSGTSLEDIERGHKYPGLHYFTYNELEEATNNFDSARKLGDGGFGTVYFGKLQDERLIAVKRMAENSWRRVEQFMNEVENLTGLHHQNLVSLYGCTSRHSRELLLVYEYVPNGTVADHIHGPQAKPGQLSWHIRMNIAIETASALVYLHATDIIHRDVKTRNILLDNHYSVKVADFGLSRLLPDHLTHISTAPQGTPGYVDPEYNECYQLTDKSDVYSFGVVLIELISSMPAVDISRERREIKLSTMAIKKIRNGTLHELVDSNLGFESDFKVRKMINAVAELAFQCLQSSKDVRPSMAEVLERLRDIQSDGKYESKPEVMDIPEDDAALLKYEPPQSPDSNLRNISTPPNRSE